The proteins below come from a single Zea mays cultivar B73 chromosome 8, Zm-B73-REFERENCE-NAM-5.0, whole genome shotgun sequence genomic window:
- the LOC100216763 gene encoding uncharacterized protein isoform X1 produces the protein MPRANEMLRADSRMMVVFGALSSKPEQLTFEESLIFVKKVKARDYMLYLSLFDVLGRTELPQLDAYREVRYSRCFKTTQICAKSSRGSDRRRRRRCLPQSRQQTTTSGPGSSCALLSRWSQPACSRHFETQCCGLLNTLLAKKWPSDRRTAACSTYITCAVDRTGLLLLFVPSQLNHSIVCVYILE, from the exons ATGCCAAGAGCAAATGAGATGTTGAGGGCAGATTCAAGAATGATGGTGGTCTTTGGTGCCTTGTCATCGAAACCAGAGCAACTGACATTTGAAGAATCCCTCATATTTGTCAAGAAAGTTAAA GCCCGTGACTACATGCTGTACCTGTCATTATTCGACGTTCTCGGCAGAACGGAATTACCCCAGCTCGACGCCTACCGAGAGGTACG TTACAGCAGATGTTTCAAAACCACCCAGATCTGCGCGAAGAGCTCGAGAGGTTcagaccgccgccgccgccgccggtgccTACCTCAAAGCAGGCAGCAAACAACAACATCTGGCCCTGGGTCATCGTGTGCGCTGCTGTCCCGTTGGTCGCAGCCAGCCTGCTCCCGTCACTTTGAAACCCAGTGCTGTGGCTTGCTCAACACCCTGTTGGCCAAAAAATGGCCGTCTGATCGAAGAACCGCTGCATGCAGTACATACATTACATGTGCAGTGGACCGAACCGGCCTCCTGTTGCTATTCGTGCCATCACAACTGAATCACAGTATTGTCTGTGTATATATATTAGAGTAG
- the LOC100216763 gene encoding uncharacterized protein isoform X2, whose product MPRANEMLRADSRMMVVFGALSSKPEQLTFEESLIFVKKVKARDYMLYLSLFDVLGRTELPQLDAYRELQQMFQNHPDLREELERFRPPPPPPVPTSKQAANNNIWPWVIVCAAVPLVAASLLPSL is encoded by the exons ATGCCAAGAGCAAATGAGATGTTGAGGGCAGATTCAAGAATGATGGTGGTCTTTGGTGCCTTGTCATCGAAACCAGAGCAACTGACATTTGAAGAATCCCTCATATTTGTCAAGAAAGTTAAA GCCCGTGACTACATGCTGTACCTGTCATTATTCGACGTTCTCGGCAGAACGGAATTACCCCAGCTCGACGCCTACCGAGAG TTACAGCAGATGTTTCAAAACCACCCAGATCTGCGCGAAGAGCTCGAGAGGTTcagaccgccgccgccgccgccggtgccTACCTCAAAGCAGGCAGCAAACAACAACATCTGGCCCTGGGTCATCGTGTGCGCTGCTGTCCCGTTGGTCGCAGCCAGCCTGCTCCCGTCACTTTGA
- the LOC100277534 gene encoding uncharacterized protein LOC100277534 isoform 1 (isoform 1 is encoded by transcript variant 1), with product MSFVQMVKEAFKERQPDKYGLFLRVMEDFRNQRLDIAEVASTAKALFQDNPDLALRFNVFLPKGHQIQLGLDELAAYLVRDINLGADNNDDDSDGGQ from the coding sequence ATGAGCTTCGTGCAGATGGTGAAGGAGGCGTTCAAGGAGCGACAGCCGGACAAGTACGGCCTCTTCCTCCGCGTCATGGAGGACTTCAGGAATCAGCGGCTCGACATCGCCGAGGTGGCCTCCACCGCCAAGGCCCTGTTCCAGGACAACCCTGACCTGGCGCTGAGGTTCAACGTCTTTCTGCCCAAGGGCCACCAGATCCAGCTCGGGCTTGATGAGCTCGCCGCCTATCTCGTCAGGGACATAAACCTGGGCGCCGACAACAACGACGACGACAGCGATGGCGGCCAATGA
- the LOC100277534 gene encoding uncharacterized protein LOC100277534 isoform 2 (isoform 2 is encoded by transcript variant 2): MTYSSFSSDRPDADGGGAKNPPGPSPSPSVEDAMSFVQMVKEAFKERQPDKYGLFLRVMEDFRNQRLDIAEVASTAKALFQDNPDLALRFNVFLPKGHQIQLGLDELAAYLVRDINLGADNNDDDSDGGQ, translated from the exons ATGACCTACTCGTCCTTCTCCAGTGACCG GCCGGACGCGGACGGCGGTGGCGCGAAAAACCCGCCggggccgtcgccgtcgccgtcggtgGAGGACGCGATGAGCTTCGTGCAGATGGTGAAGGAGGCGTTCAAGGAGCGACAGCCGGACAAGTACGGCCTCTTCCTCCGCGTCATGGAGGACTTCAGGAATCAGCGGCTCGACATCGCCGAGGTGGCCTCCACCGCCAAGGCCCTGTTCCAGGACAACCCTGACCTGGCGCTGAGGTTCAACGTCTTTCTGCCCAAGGGCCACCAGATCCAGCTCGGGCTTGATGAGCTCGCCGCCTATCTCGTCAGGGACATAAACCTGGGCGCCGACAACAACGACGACGACAGCGATGGCGGCCAATGA